A single genomic interval of Cucumis sativus cultivar 9930 chromosome 5, Cucumber_9930_V3, whole genome shotgun sequence harbors:
- the LOC101204164 gene encoding DELLA protein GAIP-B has product MKREHHHLHPRPEPPSMAVVPNGESFLNTGKAKLWEEEAQLDGGMDELLAVLGYKVKSSDMADVAQKLEQLEEAMCQVQDTGLSHLAFDTVHYNPSDLSTWLESMLTELHPMPNFATPPPPSQLDDPSFLAPAESSTITSIDYDPQRQTSSRIFEESSSSDYDLKAITSSAIYSPRENKRLKSSESDSDVFSTSAIRASDSVTRPVVLVDSQENGIQLVHALMACAEAVQQNNLNIAEALVKRIGYLAVSQAGAMRKVATFFAEALARRIYRLCPENPLDHSVSDRLQMHFYESCPYLKFAHFTANQAILEAFEGKKRVHVIDFSMNRGMQWPALIQALALRPNGPPAFRLTGIGPPAPDNSDYLQEVGWKLAELAEAIHVDFEYRGFVANSLADLDASMLELRPSEVESVVVNSVFELHKLLARPGALEKVLSVVKQMKPEIMTVVEQEANHNGPVFVDRFTESLHYYSTLFDSLEGSPNNQDKIMSEMYLGKQICNVVACEGADRVERHETLTQWQTRLSSAGFEPIHLGSNAFKQASMLLALFGSGEGYRVEENNGSLMLGWHTRPLIATSAWKIGNNPVVAK; this is encoded by the coding sequence ATGAAGAGGGAGCATCACCATCTTCATCCACGTCCGGAGCCGCCTTCCATGGCTGTCGTCCCTAATGGGGAGAGTTTTTTGAATACCGGTAAGGCTAAGCTCTGGGAAGAGGAAGCCCAGCTCGATGGAGGAATGGATGAGCTTCTTGCTGTTTTGGGTTATAAGGTTAAGTCCTCGGACATGGCGGATGTTGCTCAGAAGCTTGAACAACTTGAAGAAGCTATGTGTCAAGTTCAGGATACTGGTCTTTCTCATCTTGCTTTTGATACTGTTCATTATAATCCTTCTGATCTGTCTACTTGGCTTGAAAGTATGCTCACCGAGCTCCATCCGATGCCTAATTTTGCGACGCCGCCACCTCCTTCGCAGCTGGACGATCCTTCGTTTTTAGCTCCGGCGGAATCCTCCACCATCACTTCCATTGATTATGACCCTCAGCGGCAAACTAGCAGCCGGATTTTCGAGGAATCTTCTAGTTCTGATTACGACCTTAAAGCTATCACGAGCAGTGCGATTTATTCACCGAGAGAGAATAAACGTTTGAAATCTTCCGAGTCGGACTCAGATGTGTTCTCTACCTCGGCGATTAGGGCTTCCGATTCTGTAACTCGTCCTGTCGTCCTCGTCGATTCGCAGGAGAACGGAATTCAACTGGTCCATGCGTTGATGGCTTGCGCCGAAGCCGTACAGCAGAACAATCTGAATATAGCGGAGGCTCTGGTGAAGCGAATCGGTTACTTGGCGGTTTCTCAAGCAGGAGCGATGAGGAAGGTCGCCACGTTCTTCGCTGAAGCGTTGGCTCGCCGAATCTACAGGCTCTGCCCTGAGAATCCCCTCGATCATTCAGTGTCCGATAGGCTTCAGATGCATTTCTACGAGAGCTGTCCCTATCTGAAATTCGCGCATTTCACCGCGAATCAAGCGATTCTCGAAGCTTTCGAAGGGAAGAAACGTGTTCACGTAATCGATTTCTCGATGAACCGAGGGATGCAATGGCCAGCTCTGATTCAAGCCCTAGCTCTACGGCCGAACGGTCCTCCAGCCTTCCGCCTCACCGGGATTGGTCCTCCGGCGCCGGATAACTCAGATTACCTCCAAGAAGTAGGCTGGAAACTGGCTGAATTAGCCGAAGCTATCCATGTGGACTTCGAATACAGAGGATTTGTGGCGAATAGTTTAGCAGATCTAGACGCGTCGATGCTGGAGCTCCGACCGAGCGAGGTTGAATCGGTGGTGGTGAACTCAGTATTCGAGTTACATAAGCTCCTGGCTCGGCCTGGTGCCCTGGAAAAGGTTCTGTCGGTGGTGAAACAGATGAAGCCGGAGATCATGACGGTGGTGGAGCAAGAAGCGAATCACAACGGTCCGGTATTCGTGGACCGGTTCACTGAGTCACTCCATTACTACTCAACGCTTTTTGACTCGTTGGAAGGCTCCCCCAACAACCAGGATAAAATCATGTCCGAAATGTACCTTGGAAAGCAAATTTGCAACGTCGTGGCTTGTGAAGGTGCCGACCGTGTCGAACGCCACGAGACCTTAACTCAGTGGCAAACTCGGTTATCCTCCGCCGGGTTCGAACCCATCCACCTCGGCTCAAACGCATTCAAACAAGCAAGCATGCTCCTCGCCCTATTCGGCAGTGGAGAGGGGTACCGGGTGGAAGAGAACAACGGATCACTAATGCTAGGATGGCACACTCGCCCACTCATAGCCACCTCCGCTTGGAAAATCGGCAACAACCCGGTGGTCGCTAAGTGA